Proteins found in one Oribacterium sp. oral taxon 102 genomic segment:
- a CDS encoding AAA family ATPase has translation MADRVYDFCRAAETERETAAVTYTLFQGETETADAEHPLLVLSEKEQELRHHECGYFPGEGRRTAFHYIRRDGGEGQADILSLDSRFRKLVDWLGENGTMLRLSGKRTEAGFAVYRLRIIDARLRSMEPVAGDALLQLMLSRLLSLRGITAETEEADSPEEKQNRFLLSDPQEMTDFLHAAGDTLPRQIRLWARRNLQLLSSGDVSPEEKRHSKRALSMMLSVSWQGSYFPPIDPVRARQILDEELYGLTRVKQRIIETIIQINRTHTLPAYGLLLVGPAGTGKSQIAYAVARILGLPWTALDMSAIHDAEALTGSPRLYANAKPGRIMEAFAEAGSSNLVFLINELDKAEGSGSNGNPADALLTLLDNLGYTDNYVECVIPTSGVYPIATANDKSKISDPLMTRFAVIELPDYSREEKRTIFRRFALPRTLRRLGMREEECLVQEEAVEVLLEKYGGCPGCRDLEQAAEQLAAHALYRIETEGLPRFCFDEARCRALFP, from the coding sequence ATGGCAGACAGAGTGTATGATTTTTGCAGAGCGGCGGAGACGGAGCGGGAGACTGCCGCAGTAACCTATACTTTGTTTCAGGGGGAGACAGAGACAGCGGATGCGGAGCATCCGCTGCTTGTTTTATCCGAGAAGGAGCAGGAGCTCCGGCATCATGAGTGCGGGTATTTCCCGGGCGAGGGACGTCGGACGGCATTCCATTATATCCGGCGGGACGGCGGCGAGGGGCAGGCAGATATCCTCTCTCTGGACAGCCGCTTCCGGAAGCTCGTGGACTGGCTCGGGGAGAATGGGACGATGCTCCGGCTGTCGGGGAAGCGTACGGAGGCAGGCTTTGCCGTATACCGGCTCCGCATCATAGACGCCCGGCTCCGGAGCATGGAGCCTGTAGCGGGGGATGCCCTCCTGCAGCTGATGCTTTCGAGGCTTCTCTCTCTTCGGGGGATAACAGCGGAGACGGAGGAAGCGGACAGTCCTGAGGAAAAGCAGAACCGCTTCCTGCTGTCCGATCCGCAGGAGATGACGGACTTTCTCCACGCGGCAGGGGATACGCTTCCGCGGCAGATCCGCCTCTGGGCGCGGCGGAACCTGCAGTTGCTCTCCTCCGGAGATGTCAGCCCGGAGGAGAAGCGGCACAGCAAGCGTGCGCTGTCCATGATGCTCAGCGTTTCATGGCAGGGAAGCTATTTCCCGCCGATCGATCCGGTGCGGGCGCGGCAGATCCTGGATGAGGAGCTGTACGGGCTCACGCGGGTGAAGCAGCGGATCATAGAGACCATCATTCAGATCAATCGGACGCACACGCTTCCGGCATACGGGCTTCTGCTGGTCGGTCCGGCGGGAACCGGGAAGTCGCAGATTGCCTATGCGGTTGCGCGTATCCTGGGACTGCCGTGGACGGCGCTGGATATGAGTGCGATCCATGATGCGGAGGCGCTGACCGGAAGCCCGCGTCTCTATGCCAATGCGAAGCCGGGGCGGATCATGGAGGCATTTGCCGAGGCGGGGAGCTCCAACCTCGTCTTCCTTATCAACGAGCTGGATAAGGCGGAGGGCAGCGGCAGCAATGGGAATCCGGCGGACGCGCTGCTTACGCTGCTCGACAATCTCGGCTACACCGACAACTATGTCGAATGCGTGATTCCGACCTCCGGTGTTTATCCGATCGCGACAGCGAACGACAAGTCGAAGATCAGTGACCCGCTGATGACCCGTTTTGCCGTCATTGAGCTGCCGGACTACAGCAGGGAGGAGAAACGCACCATCTTCCGGCGCTTTGCCCTGCCGCGGACGCTCCGGAGACTGGGAATGAGAGAGGAGGAGTGCCTCGTGCAGGAGGAAGCGGTGGAGGTGCTGCTCGAGAAATACGGCGGCTGTCCTGGCTGCCGGGATCTGGAGCAGGCGGCGGAGCAGCTCGCCGCTCATGCGCTCTATCGGATCGAAACAGAGGGGCTTCCGCGCTTTTGCTTCGACGAAGCACGCTGCCGGGCGCTGTTTCCCTAA
- a CDS encoding peptidylprolyl isomerase translates to MKADFLKKRKRGLTLILSCMLLACSLLSCKGIEITGKTEDVGEYTRAEAMVVLGSERNRYRDIFGTELWEMPVTGQQETSYGPYFIARTKEFLQDIKTLNLLAQEKGIIATSKEMELIRSTAKLFYEGLSDADKAFFGDCTIKDVTNIYTEYFIASKTADYLLSTVDAEVSDADAKIIHVQQIVVSDETTAQELHEKVLGEGANFAYYARQYSEDSDFEKTLARAEQDNALYSTAFSLEEGEISTVFQMDGRFYILKCTNAYDREATKERKERLELAIRSNALTESYADYAAQHIIRFRADFWKEIDLTAYPDSAAANFFSLYAESGL, encoded by the coding sequence ATGAAAGCTGATTTTCTGAAGAAACGGAAGAGAGGTCTCACCCTGATACTGAGCTGTATGCTGCTGGCATGCAGCTTGCTTTCGTGTAAGGGGATAGAGATTACCGGAAAGACCGAGGACGTCGGAGAGTATACGCGTGCCGAGGCGATGGTGGTGCTCGGCTCCGAACGGAATCGCTACCGGGATATCTTCGGTACGGAGCTCTGGGAAATGCCGGTAACGGGGCAGCAGGAAACGAGCTACGGGCCGTATTTCATTGCCAGAACGAAGGAATTTCTGCAGGATATAAAGACGCTTAATCTGCTTGCGCAGGAGAAGGGGATCATCGCGACCTCGAAGGAAATGGAGCTGATCCGCAGCACGGCGAAGCTTTTTTATGAGGGACTCAGCGATGCGGACAAGGCGTTCTTCGGAGACTGTACGATCAAGGACGTGACGAATATCTATACGGAATATTTCATTGCCTCGAAAACAGCGGACTATCTGCTGAGTACGGTGGATGCAGAGGTCAGCGACGCGGACGCAAAGATCATCCATGTGCAGCAGATTGTCGTTTCCGACGAAACGACGGCGCAGGAGCTTCATGAGAAGGTGCTGGGTGAGGGCGCGAACTTCGCCTACTATGCGAGGCAGTATTCCGAGGATTCGGATTTCGAGAAGACGCTCGCGAGGGCAGAGCAGGACAATGCACTCTACTCCACTGCCTTTTCTCTGGAGGAGGGAGAGATCTCCACGGTTTTCCAGATGGATGGAAGGTTCTATATCCTGAAATGCACGAATGCCTATGACAGGGAGGCGACGAAGGAACGGAAGGAGAGGCTGGAGCTGGCGATCCGCTCCAATGCGCTCACGGAGAGCTATGCGGACTATGCGGCGCAGCATATCATCCGCTTCCGGGCGGATTTCTGGAAGGAGATCGACCTTACGGCGTACCCGGACAGCGCCGCTGCGAATTTCTTCAGCCTCTATGCGGAGAGCGGGCTGTGA
- a CDS encoding ADP-ribosylglycohydrolase family protein, producing MEEKAEKLIHDSYRISREIEQFKKGRDPKQLNRVFETISGELQKGTGMLMAASPIGNTEGAFRISMNLLNTQDGKSYAVAFTSEKEQAKGRERGQLTTAIVLPIRNILETVMQNEKVAGLAIDPWGENFILVREAMQVLLNQDRQNHLEEKMKENGELELAISRYYEEIERGKAGNLSDEEKEPGLRRELQAVLASILNGMSRQAQVLVAVSRAEGEAKQTEQLTSESRLFLNRLKTSDGKTVLAVFTRGEEIRKGKNETGVIAMPLRDILHSGQQLGTDAGLDGVLINPWGQRFLLNRSLLDWILKAEDMEKTAEQRRAALETREMRTMGALLGAVVGNSLEYESRKKENPCPSVEGLKMGEWEQGGALLFAELDSLNEQKKLDFEDMMDRFFRQRMHGAYSADGTAPENSGRCFESAVMKNARGVSPLLCGESGDGYQSDESLQRMLPFALLLVRRGHEFGDTDRAMLHQAVQLFQNDGRVKLTAEIFALMLRNLLLERGGEDLEQQLAAAVNEARLFYMQEDEEGMSEEEKEMNREALEAHRESIADYDEMTRALPELGHILDITALRELDNGALPESGDAAGTLENALWCLLNTTNYQEAVIEAFAIGGKGLALVTGAIAGAAYRYEAIPKEWSENLPKREWAESLCAGFQKAWIG from the coding sequence ATGGAAGAGAAAGCGGAGAAGCTGATTCACGACTCCTACCGGATCAGCAGAGAGATAGAGCAGTTTAAGAAGGGAAGGGATCCGAAGCAGCTGAACCGGGTTTTCGAGACGATTTCCGGAGAGCTGCAGAAGGGCACCGGGATGCTGATGGCGGCCTCGCCGATCGGCAATACCGAGGGTGCATTCCGGATCTCCATGAACCTCCTGAATACACAGGACGGGAAGAGCTACGCGGTTGCTTTCACCAGCGAGAAGGAGCAGGCGAAGGGCAGGGAGAGGGGGCAGCTCACGACGGCGATCGTGCTGCCGATTCGGAATATTCTGGAGACGGTGATGCAGAATGAGAAGGTCGCGGGGCTGGCGATTGACCCATGGGGGGAGAATTTCATTCTGGTACGGGAGGCGATGCAGGTACTGCTGAATCAGGACCGCCAGAACCATCTCGAGGAGAAGATGAAGGAGAACGGCGAGCTGGAGCTCGCGATCTCGAGGTATTATGAGGAGATCGAGCGCGGGAAAGCGGGGAACCTTTCCGATGAGGAGAAGGAACCGGGGCTTAGGCGAGAGCTGCAGGCGGTGCTCGCTTCGATCCTGAACGGGATGAGCCGGCAGGCGCAGGTTCTGGTTGCCGTTTCACGGGCAGAGGGAGAGGCGAAGCAGACGGAGCAGCTGACATCGGAAAGCAGGCTCTTTCTGAATCGGCTGAAGACCTCGGACGGCAAGACCGTTCTCGCCGTATTCACGAGGGGCGAGGAGATCCGCAAGGGGAAGAATGAGACCGGCGTAATCGCGATGCCGCTGCGGGACATCCTCCACAGCGGGCAGCAGCTCGGGACGGATGCGGGACTGGACGGCGTGCTCATCAATCCCTGGGGACAGCGCTTCCTGCTGAACCGGAGTCTGCTTGACTGGATCTTAAAGGCGGAGGATATGGAGAAGACGGCGGAGCAGCGCCGCGCCGCGCTGGAGACGCGGGAAATGCGGACAATGGGCGCGCTGCTCGGCGCGGTAGTCGGCAACAGTCTGGAGTATGAGAGCCGGAAAAAGGAGAACCCGTGTCCGTCCGTAGAGGGGCTGAAGATGGGCGAGTGGGAGCAGGGGGGCGCACTGCTTTTCGCGGAGCTGGACAGTTTGAACGAGCAGAAGAAGCTTGACTTCGAGGATATGATGGATCGCTTCTTCCGACAGCGGATGCACGGCGCGTACAGTGCAGACGGCACAGCGCCGGAGAACAGCGGCAGGTGCTTCGAGTCCGCGGTGATGAAGAATGCACGGGGCGTCAGCCCGCTGCTCTGCGGCGAGAGCGGGGACGGGTATCAGAGCGATGAGTCGCTGCAAAGGATGCTGCCCTTCGCACTCTTGCTGGTGCGCAGGGGTCATGAATTCGGCGATACGGATCGCGCGATGCTGCATCAGGCGGTGCAGCTCTTTCAGAATGACGGCAGGGTGAAGCTCACGGCAGAGATTTTCGCACTGATGCTCCGGAACCTGCTTCTGGAGCGCGGCGGAGAGGATCTGGAGCAGCAGCTCGCGGCTGCGGTCAATGAGGCGCGTCTCTTCTATATGCAGGAGGACGAGGAGGGAATGTCCGAGGAAGAGAAGGAGATGAACCGGGAGGCACTGGAGGCGCATCGGGAGTCCATTGCAGACTATGACGAAATGACGAGGGCGCTGCCGGAGCTTGGGCATATTCTGGACATCACAGCGCTTCGGGAGCTGGACAACGGTGCGTTGCCGGAGAGCGGCGACGCGGCAGGAACGCTGGAGAATGCGCTCTGGTGTCTGCTGAATACGACGAACTATCAGGAGGCGGTCATTGAAGCCTTCGCCATCGGCGGCAAGGGACTGGCGCTGGTGACCGGCGCGATTGCCGGTGCGGCATATCGCTACGAGGCGATTCCGAAGGAATGGAGCGAGAACCTTCCGAAGCGGGAATGGGCGGAGTCGCTCTGTGCAGGCTTCCAGAAGGCATGGATCGGCTGA
- a CDS encoding cytidylate kinase-like family protein yields the protein MMKKHFVITIGRQYGSGGRLVGERLAKSLGIHFYDSDILKLTSEKTAIGEQYFRLADEKAGNNLIYRIIDNLTPDIGKPKTDDNIVTPENLFRFQAEVIREIAKAETCIIAGRCGNYILSEAGIPEHVDFFVYADLVTRIRRAMDYLKVDEAEALKRIKKIDRERREYHKYYTGEDWMQADNYDLMINASRIDYDEMEELMTDYIRMKGYID from the coding sequence ATGATGAAGAAGCATTTTGTAATTACGATCGGGAGACAGTACGGCTCCGGCGGAAGGCTGGTTGGGGAGCGTCTGGCGAAGTCTCTCGGTATCCATTTCTATGACAGCGATATTCTGAAGCTGACCTCGGAGAAGACCGCGATCGGGGAGCAGTATTTCCGGCTGGCGGACGAAAAGGCGGGCAACAATCTGATCTACCGAATCATTGACAATCTGACGCCGGACATTGGCAAGCCGAAGACGGATGACAATATCGTGACGCCGGAGAATCTCTTCCGCTTCCAGGCGGAGGTGATCCGTGAGATCGCGAAGGCGGAGACCTGCATTATTGCCGGACGCTGCGGCAATTATATCCTCTCCGAGGCGGGGATCCCGGAGCATGTCGACTTCTTCGTCTATGCCGACCTCGTCACGCGGATCCGCCGGGCGATGGACTATCTGAAGGTCGATGAGGCGGAGGCACTCAAGCGGATCAAGAAAATTGACAGAGAGCGCAGGGAGTACCATAAATACTATACGGGAGAGGACTGGATGCAGGCGGATAACTACGACCTGATGATCAATGCGTCCCGCATCGACTATGACGAGATGGAGGAGCTGATGACGGACTACATTCGCATGAAGGGCTATATTGACTGA
- the aroA gene encoding 3-phosphoshikimate 1-carboxyvinyltransferase yields the protein MDRAVFGRGRGLRGELTVPGDKSISHRAVMLGAIAEGETHAAGFLHGADCLSTIQCLRAMGAEIRLSPDETELWIRGRGLRGLRRPEVALDCGNSGTTMRLLSGILAAQDFSVRLTGDESIQRRPMRRITEPLSEMGAEIRSVRGNGCAPLLIEGRTLHGIRYRSPVASAQVKSALLFAGLYAGGATTIEEPFLSRDHSERMLQAMGASVDSRIFPDGRAVITVQPTEVLCAPEGILQIPGDISSAAYFLTAALLLPDSELLLRNVGVNPTRDGILRVYRSMGAEIRIENLQCSGGEEIADLRVCSSKLYGTEISGALIPALIDELPVIAAAAALSEGTTVIRDAAELKVKESNRIFAMCEGLRRLGIDAAETEDGMVIHGKGSRRGLHSAVVESFGDHRIAMSFAVLGLCMEAGGSVMIRNADCIRISFPGFFERLESFG from the coding sequence ATGGACAGAGCGGTTTTCGGAAGAGGCAGAGGGCTTCGGGGGGAGCTGACGGTTCCCGGCGATAAGAGCATATCGCACCGCGCGGTGATGCTGGGGGCGATCGCGGAGGGGGAGACGCATGCGGCGGGCTTCCTGCATGGCGCGGACTGCCTGTCTACGATACAGTGCCTCCGGGCGATGGGCGCGGAGATCCGGCTGTCTCCGGATGAGACGGAGCTTTGGATCCGCGGCAGAGGGCTGCGCGGGCTTCGCCGTCCGGAGGTAGCGCTGGACTGCGGGAATTCCGGAACGACGATGCGGCTTCTCTCCGGTATCCTTGCGGCACAGGACTTCTCTGTCCGGCTGACGGGGGATGAAAGCATACAGAGACGTCCGATGCGCCGCATCACGGAGCCTCTCTCCGAGATGGGCGCGGAGATCCGGTCTGTGCGGGGCAATGGCTGCGCGCCGCTTCTGATCGAGGGACGCACACTGCATGGGATACGCTACCGTTCTCCGGTTGCGTCCGCGCAGGTGAAGTCGGCGCTGCTCTTCGCGGGTCTCTATGCGGGCGGTGCGACAACCATAGAGGAGCCGTTCCTTTCGCGGGATCATTCGGAGCGGATGCTTCAGGCGATGGGGGCCTCGGTGGACAGCCGTATCTTTCCGGACGGCCGCGCGGTGATCACTGTGCAGCCGACAGAGGTGCTCTGTGCGCCGGAGGGAATCCTGCAGATTCCGGGGGATATCTCCTCGGCGGCATACTTCCTTACTGCGGCGCTGCTGCTTCCGGATTCCGAGCTGCTGCTTCGGAATGTGGGCGTCAATCCGACCCGGGACGGGATCCTCCGGGTATATCGGAGCATGGGCGCGGAGATCCGGATCGAGAATTTACAGTGTTCCGGCGGGGAGGAGATCGCGGATCTCCGCGTCTGCTCCTCGAAGCTCTATGGGACAGAGATTTCCGGTGCGCTGATTCCGGCGCTGATCGACGAGCTGCCGGTCATTGCTGCCGCCGCGGCGCTTTCAGAGGGCACGACGGTGATCCGGGATGCCGCAGAGCTCAAGGTGAAGGAGTCGAACCGCATCTTTGCGATGTGTGAGGGACTGCGCCGCCTCGGCATAGATGCGGCGGAGACAGAGGACGGTATGGTGATCCATGGGAAGGGCAGCCGGCGCGGTCTGCATTCCGCTGTGGTTGAGAGCTTCGGAGATCACCGCATCGCCATGTCCTTCGCGGTGCTGGGGCTCTGCATGGAGGCAGGGGGAAGCGTGATGATCCGGAACGCGGACTGTATCCGGATCTCCTTCCCGGGCTTCTTCGAGCGGCTCGAAAGTTTTGGCTGA
- a CDS encoding mechanosensitive ion channel family protein: MLFHPFSGLILAIETAFTTLGAFLSLAGRRLFLALLVALLGRLLIRKFSGFLKRSRLYGTLDPTIRLFMKNFLEVVLYIVLAVSVISILGVPMASVITVLASAGVAIGLSLQGALSNLAGGIMLLLFRPFNVGDYISASGAEGTVRGITLIYTILISPDNKRITVPNGSLMNANVINHSAEASRRIDLRFRLCYGSNIEKVNAILRRIMQENPLVLRDPAFFAGLTESTDHAMVFTARAWVKTENYWTVYSELLEGISGALTAEGFREPRFAVQNG; this comes from the coding sequence ATGCTCTTTCATCCGTTTTCCGGTCTCATCCTCGCCATAGAGACCGCCTTCACGACGCTCGGCGCCTTCCTCAGTCTGGCAGGCAGGAGGCTCTTCCTCGCCCTGCTCGTCGCCCTGCTCGGCCGCCTGCTGATCCGGAAATTCAGCGGGTTTCTGAAAAGATCCCGGCTCTATGGAACGCTGGATCCGACGATCCGGCTCTTTATGAAGAATTTCTTAGAGGTCGTTCTCTATATCGTCCTCGCCGTTTCCGTGATCTCCATCCTCGGCGTGCCGATGGCATCCGTCATTACCGTGCTCGCCTCCGCCGGTGTCGCGATCGGTCTGTCCCTGCAGGGCGCGCTGTCCAATCTGGCGGGCGGCATCATGCTCCTGCTCTTCCGTCCGTTCAATGTCGGGGACTATATCTCCGCATCAGGCGCGGAGGGGACGGTTCGCGGCATTACGCTGATCTATACCATCCTGATCTCTCCGGACAACAAGCGCATCACCGTCCCGAACGGCAGCCTGATGAACGCCAATGTCATCAATCACAGCGCCGAGGCGAGCCGAAGGATCGATCTCCGCTTCCGCCTCTGCTACGGCTCGAATATCGAAAAGGTCAATGCGATCCTCCGCCGCATCATGCAGGAAAACCCGCTTGTCCTGCGGGATCCCGCTTTCTTCGCGGGACTTACGGAAAGCACGGATCACGCCATGGTCTTCACAGCGCGCGCATGGGTAAAGACCGAGAACTACTGGACGGTCTACTCCGAACTTCTGGAGGGCATCTCCGGCGCGCTCACAGCAGAGGGCTTCCGGGAGCCGAGGTTCGCTGTACAGAACGGCTGA
- a CDS encoding DegV family protein, whose translation MLYKIIGDSCSDFTPEMWESPAFASVPLVLELGTYSVVDDKSFRQREFLDRVAASPVGPKTACPSPEAYQRAIEESNAEEVYIVTLSEHLSGSYQSAVVGLQLFEEAHPDRMGKKIHVFGSDSASAGQCNLCLEIRERKENGESFEELVRNVTEKIHRMQTYFVLESLETLRKNGRLSAVKSFLASALNIKPVMGAVNGVIVQLDRQRGMNKALRRMAELAVERAGGAEATKALRVVITHVDAPERAEFVKQELLRLATFRELIVTNAQGVATVYANDQGIVIAL comes from the coding sequence ATGCTATACAAGATTATTGGAGACAGCTGCTCGGATTTCACGCCGGAGATGTGGGAATCGCCGGCGTTTGCTTCTGTTCCGCTGGTGCTGGAGCTCGGGACATATTCGGTGGTGGATGACAAGAGCTTCCGGCAGAGAGAGTTTCTGGATCGTGTGGCGGCTTCTCCGGTCGGCCCGAAGACCGCCTGCCCCTCTCCGGAGGCATACCAGAGGGCGATAGAGGAGTCAAACGCGGAGGAGGTCTATATTGTGACGCTCTCGGAGCATCTGTCCGGCAGCTATCAGTCGGCGGTGGTCGGTCTGCAGCTCTTCGAGGAAGCGCATCCGGATCGGATGGGAAAGAAGATCCATGTCTTCGGTTCGGATTCCGCTTCGGCAGGACAGTGCAATCTCTGTCTCGAGATCCGGGAGAGGAAGGAAAACGGGGAGAGCTTCGAGGAGCTGGTGCGGAACGTGACGGAGAAGATTCATCGGATGCAGACCTACTTCGTGCTGGAATCCCTCGAGACGCTCCGGAAGAACGGCCGTCTTTCCGCGGTAAAGTCCTTTCTCGCGAGTGCGCTCAATATTAAGCCGGTCATGGGCGCGGTGAATGGCGTCATTGTTCAGCTCGACAGGCAGCGTGGAATGAATAAGGCGCTCCGGAGGATGGCAGAGCTCGCGGTGGAGCGTGCCGGCGGCGCGGAGGCGACGAAGGCGCTCCGTGTCGTGATCACGCATGTCGATGCGCCGGAGCGGGCGGAGTTTGTGAAGCAGGAGCTGCTGCGTCTCGCGACATTTCGGGAGCTGATCGTCACGAACGCGCAGGGCGTCGCCACGGTTTATGCGAACGATCAGGGGATCGTCATCGCGCTCTGA